From one Anoplolepis gracilipes chromosome 8, ASM4749672v1, whole genome shotgun sequence genomic stretch:
- the LOC140668854 gene encoding uncharacterized protein codes for MEWDAPLDGESLCWRRFQSKLPRLKDIRVPRWLQMSPDTSAVELHGFADASKQAFAVVVYLQRSKKTSGHITLLAEKTKVAPLKQVSQPRLELCAATLLVRLAVHLRTTLRLQEAPLHCWSDSMVILGWIRDHPTRWQTYVANRVSEIQTMAPNAFWHHVPGTQNPVDCASRRLSQGELVDHALW; via the coding sequence ATGGAATGGGATGCGCCTTTGGATGGTGAATCACTCTGTTGGCGACGCTTCCAAAGCAAACTACCGCGACTGAAGGACATCAGGGTTCCGCGCTGGCTTCAAATGTCGCCAGACACGTCCGCCGTTGAACTGCATGGGTTCGCGGACGCCTCGAAGCAAGCCTTCGCAGTAGTGGTTTACTTGCAACGGTCCAAAAAGACATCGGGCCACATCACTCTGCTAGCAGAGAAGACGAAGGTTGCTCCACTCAAACAAGTGTCACAGCCTCGCCTGGAGCTCTGCGCCGCCACGCTTCTTGTGCGACTTGCAGTTCATCTTCGGACCACTCTCCGGCTCCAAGAAGCCCCTCTCCACTGCTGGTCGGATTCTATGGTCATCCTGGGCTGGATACGAGACCATCCGACGAGATGGCAAACATACGTCGCCAATCGAGTATCTGAAATTCAGACCATGGCGCCCAATGCCTTCTGGCACCACGTGCCAGGAACCCAGAATCCCGTCGATTGCGCATCGAGAAGATTGTCACAGGGAGAGCTGGTGGATCACGCCTTGTGGTAG